In Oryza sativa Japonica Group chromosome 3, ASM3414082v1, one DNA window encodes the following:
- the LOC4332448 gene encoding protein SIEL isoform X1 — MEEPPLLASTSRATASVASSSSANCPDPMDEGPSVSVPGLPFAEQLRAAGRGASSGSPGGPEAQVQALASISRGIYPLARAEALRGLAAVLETADAPGGVVELCHGCAVGLMRDEDEGVRLASVRLIALCADKLNTREGSDGNGDNQTDIMFLQLSSMARDMCTNVRIEAFNALGKMQRVSEGVLLQSLSKKVIKPNTGSGSIIKGEKVPPKLIYPCAAGIFAHGIEDEFHQVRTAACKSLGALSKLSAQYAQKALDLLMGMMNDDTEAVRLQTLQALFHMATYGCLTVQEMHMHMFLGLLVDMNASIRDATRKILGLVNLPKLQMFKSAIDVLITSLEKHQEEQEIYSVLFSVGKNHGNFSANIAKHLAKEISMPSDGELILDKPRIKALLIVSISVAFSDDKHNKRDIPEVIFSHAISLLGKISCAIGEVVDQNSLLSYFCQRTGIPFWETKLPSRESEGCSVETVADIRPRIEKTVKSTKCLDEVLTMQSVKSIIETVERTWTIRKSCNIRDVRNILRTCKEELRILASNSSGSTGAFLSFLCEYLDAVQFIVEILRSFQLDNSYDLGPTSPDILLEKLDTSIRRMKCCYAGFNRGMEIQVCELALLANLFGLSKVGIQSKLVLDKLHWMINRLDCLCADGSCELSYFSREIKKAFDANFVGHDIFTLLELFHPKPTTDYGMLKTISADLQVRDNDPENSSTYVCGLPVAVSLYISLCNISSQDRLWLRMIVGESIQHTFLELSSFGGNDEVKSCSTIIPFYATPMACSFVLRTCLVMECPYGSVSIRQECNRGPSGSIIELSDELDVYFVCTKRR, encoded by the exons ATGGAAGAGCCACCACTCCTTGCCTCCACCtcacgcgccaccgcctccgtcgcctcctcctcctccgcaaaCTGCCCCGACCCCATGGACGAGGGACCCTCCGTGTCAGTTCCCGGCCTGCCCTTCGCCGAGCAGCTTAGGGCTGCGGGGCGGGGCGCGTCCAGCGGCTCTCCGGGGGGGCCCGAGGCGCAGGTCCAGGCGCTCGCCTCGATATCCCGCGGGATCTACCCGTTGGCGAGGGCCGAGGCGCTCCGCGGCCTTGCCGCGGTCCTCGAGACGGCGGACGCCCCCGGCGGGGTTGTGGAGCTGTGCCACGGATGCGCGGTGGGGCTGATGAGGGACGAAGACGAGGGCGTCAGGTTGGCCTCCGTGCGATTG ATAGCTCTATGTGCGGATAAGTTGAATACGAGAGAAGGATCGGATGGAAATGGCGATAACCAAACAGACATTATGTTCCTTCAG CTTAGCTCCATGGCTAGGGACATGTGTACAAATGTAAGAATTGAAGCATTCAATGCACTTGGTAAAATGCAGAGAGTTTCTGAGGGTGTTTTGCTTCAGTCACTGTCTAAGAAGGTCATAAAACCCAACACTGGGAGTGGTTCTATCATCAAGGGAGAAAAAGTACCTCCTAAATTAATATATCCCTGCGCTGCCGGCATTTTTGCGCATGGTATTGAAGATGAGTTCCATCAG GTGCGGACAGCTGCCTGTAAATCATTGGGAGCACTTTCAAAACTCTCTGCTCAATACGCACAGAAAGCCCTGGACTTATTGATGGGCATGATGAATGATGATACAGAAGCAGTTAGGCTGCAGACTTTGCAGGCCTTATTCCATATGGCAACATATGGATGTTTGACTGTGCAGGAGATGCACATGCATATG TTCCTTGGTTTGTTGGTTGACATGAATGCCTCGATCCGAGATGCAACACGCAAGATCCTAGGTTTAGTCAATCTGCCTAAACTTCAAATGTTCAAATCTGCAATCGATGTTCTCATTACAAGTTTGGAAAAACATCAAGAG GAACAAGAAATATACAGTGTTCTTTTTTCCGTTGGTAAGAATCATGGGAATTTTTCAGCCAATATAGCTAAGCATTTGGCCAAAGAG ATCAGTATGCCATCTGATGGAGAGCTGATCTTGGACAAACCCAGGATAAAAGCATTGTTAATAGTGTCTATCTCTGTAGCTTTCTCTGATGATAAACACAACAAACGGGATATACCTGAGGTTATCTTTTCACATGCAATTTCCCTACTGGGAAAGATCTCTTGTGCAATAGGAGAAGTAGTTGATCAGAATTCACTCTTATCCTACTTTTGTCAAAGAACTGGAATTCCATTTTGGGAAACAAAGTTGCCGTCTAGAGAATCTGAAGGATGTAGTGTTGAGACAGTGGCTGACATTCGTCCTCGGATAGAAAAAACTGTAAAGTCAACTAAATGTTTAGATGAAGTTCTGACGATGCAATCAGTTAAGTCCATAATAGAAACAGTTGAAAGGACTTGGACTATCAGAAAGTCGTGCAATATTCGTGATGTTCGAAATATTCTAAG AACATGCAAGGAGGAACTAAGAATATTAGCTTCAAATTCTTCTGGATCAACTGGAGCATTCTTGAGCTTTTTGTGTGAGTATCTTGATGCAGTACAATTTATTGTAGAAATATTACGATCGTTTCAATTGGATAATTCATATGACCTTGGCCCAACTTCACCTGATATTTTACTGGAGAAGTTAGATACATCTATAAGAAGGATGAAGTGTTGTTATGCTGGATTCAATAGGGGAATGGAGATTCAAGTCTGTGAGCTTGCTTTGTTGGCGAATTTATTTGGACTTTCAAAGGTTGGGATTCAGTCGAAACTAGTGCTGGATAAGTTGCATTGGATGATTAATCGTTTAGATTGTCTGTGTGCTGATGGATCATGCGAGCTTTCTTACTTCAGCAGAGAAATTAAGAAAGCCTTTGATGCTAACTTTGTTGGCCATGATATTTTCACTTTGCTCGAGCTCTTTCATCCAAAACCAACAACAGATTATGGAATGCTGAAAACAATAAGCGCGGATTTGCAAGTAAGAGACAATGACCCTGAAAATTCATCAACATATGTTTGTGGATTACCTGTGGCTGTGAGCTTATACATATCTCTCTGCAACATCTCTAGTCAGGACAGATTGTGGCTCCGCATGATTGTTGGTGAGTCTATCCAGCACACCTTCTTAGAGTTGTCCAGTTTTGGAGGTAATGATGAGGTGAAGAGCTGCTCTACGATTATTCCTTTCTATGCTACCCCAATGGCATGCTCGTTCGTTCTGAGGACATGTCTGGTAATGGAATGCCCATACGGAAGCGTCAGCATTCGTCAAGAATGCAACAGAGGGCCAAGTGGTTCTATAATCGAACTCTCTGATGAATTGGATGTCTATTTTGTCTGTACTAAACGAAGGTGA
- the LOC4332448 gene encoding protein SIEL isoform X3 → MVRTAACKSLGALSKLSAQYAQKALDLLMGMMNDDTEAVRLQTLQALFHMATYGCLTVQEMHMHMFLGLLVDMNASIRDATRKILGLVNLPKLQMFKSAIDVLITSLEKHQEEQEIYSVLFSVGKNHGNFSANIAKHLAKEISMPSDGELILDKPRIKALLIVSISVAFSDDKHNKRDIPEVIFSHAISLLGKISCAIGEVVDQNSLLSYFCQRTGIPFWETKLPSRESEGCSVETVADIRPRIEKTVKSTKCLDEVLTMQSVKSIIETVERTWTIRKSCNIRDVRNILRTCKEELRILASNSSGSTGAFLSFLCEYLDAVQFIVEILRSFQLDNSYDLGPTSPDILLEKLDTSIRRMKCCYAGFNRGMEIQVCELALLANLFGLSKVGIQSKLVLDKLHWMINRLDCLCADGSCELSYFSREIKKAFDANFVGHDIFTLLELFHPKPTTDYGMLKTISADLQVRDNDPENSSTYVCGLPVAVSLYISLCNISSQDRLWLRMIVGESIQHTFLELSSFGGNDEVKSCSTIIPFYATPMACSFVLRTCLVMECPYGSVSIRQECNRGPSGSIIELSDELDVYFVCTKRR, encoded by the exons ATG GTGCGGACAGCTGCCTGTAAATCATTGGGAGCACTTTCAAAACTCTCTGCTCAATACGCACAGAAAGCCCTGGACTTATTGATGGGCATGATGAATGATGATACAGAAGCAGTTAGGCTGCAGACTTTGCAGGCCTTATTCCATATGGCAACATATGGATGTTTGACTGTGCAGGAGATGCACATGCATATG TTCCTTGGTTTGTTGGTTGACATGAATGCCTCGATCCGAGATGCAACACGCAAGATCCTAGGTTTAGTCAATCTGCCTAAACTTCAAATGTTCAAATCTGCAATCGATGTTCTCATTACAAGTTTGGAAAAACATCAAGAG GAACAAGAAATATACAGTGTTCTTTTTTCCGTTGGTAAGAATCATGGGAATTTTTCAGCCAATATAGCTAAGCATTTGGCCAAAGAG ATCAGTATGCCATCTGATGGAGAGCTGATCTTGGACAAACCCAGGATAAAAGCATTGTTAATAGTGTCTATCTCTGTAGCTTTCTCTGATGATAAACACAACAAACGGGATATACCTGAGGTTATCTTTTCACATGCAATTTCCCTACTGGGAAAGATCTCTTGTGCAATAGGAGAAGTAGTTGATCAGAATTCACTCTTATCCTACTTTTGTCAAAGAACTGGAATTCCATTTTGGGAAACAAAGTTGCCGTCTAGAGAATCTGAAGGATGTAGTGTTGAGACAGTGGCTGACATTCGTCCTCGGATAGAAAAAACTGTAAAGTCAACTAAATGTTTAGATGAAGTTCTGACGATGCAATCAGTTAAGTCCATAATAGAAACAGTTGAAAGGACTTGGACTATCAGAAAGTCGTGCAATATTCGTGATGTTCGAAATATTCTAAG AACATGCAAGGAGGAACTAAGAATATTAGCTTCAAATTCTTCTGGATCAACTGGAGCATTCTTGAGCTTTTTGTGTGAGTATCTTGATGCAGTACAATTTATTGTAGAAATATTACGATCGTTTCAATTGGATAATTCATATGACCTTGGCCCAACTTCACCTGATATTTTACTGGAGAAGTTAGATACATCTATAAGAAGGATGAAGTGTTGTTATGCTGGATTCAATAGGGGAATGGAGATTCAAGTCTGTGAGCTTGCTTTGTTGGCGAATTTATTTGGACTTTCAAAGGTTGGGATTCAGTCGAAACTAGTGCTGGATAAGTTGCATTGGATGATTAATCGTTTAGATTGTCTGTGTGCTGATGGATCATGCGAGCTTTCTTACTTCAGCAGAGAAATTAAGAAAGCCTTTGATGCTAACTTTGTTGGCCATGATATTTTCACTTTGCTCGAGCTCTTTCATCCAAAACCAACAACAGATTATGGAATGCTGAAAACAATAAGCGCGGATTTGCAAGTAAGAGACAATGACCCTGAAAATTCATCAACATATGTTTGTGGATTACCTGTGGCTGTGAGCTTATACATATCTCTCTGCAACATCTCTAGTCAGGACAGATTGTGGCTCCGCATGATTGTTGGTGAGTCTATCCAGCACACCTTCTTAGAGTTGTCCAGTTTTGGAGGTAATGATGAGGTGAAGAGCTGCTCTACGATTATTCCTTTCTATGCTACCCCAATGGCATGCTCGTTCGTTCTGAGGACATGTCTGGTAATGGAATGCCCATACGGAAGCGTCAGCATTCGTCAAGAATGCAACAGAGGGCCAAGTGGTTCTATAATCGAACTCTCTGATGAATTGGATGTCTATTTTGTCTGTACTAAACGAAGGTGA
- the LOC4332448 gene encoding protein SIEL isoform X2, which yields MEEPPLLASTSRATASVASSSSANCPDPMDEGPSVSVPGLPFAEQLRAAGRGASSGSPGGPEAQVQALASISRGIYPLARAEALRGLAAVLETADAPGGVVELCHGCAVGLMRDEDEGVRLASVRLIALCADKLNTREGSDGNGDNQTDIMFLQLSSMARDMCTNVRIEAFNALGKMQRVSEGVLLQSLSKKVIKPNTGSGSIIKGEKVPPKLIYPCAAGIFAHGIEDEFHQVRTAACKSLGALSKLSAQYAQKALDLLMGMMNDDTEAVRLQTLQALFHMATYGCLTVQEMHMHMFLGLLVDMNASIRDATRKILGLVNLPKLQMFKSAIDVLITSLEKHQEEQEIYSVLFSVGKNHGNFSANIAKHLAKEISMPSDGELILDKPRIKALLIVSISVAFSDDKHNKRDIPEVIFSHAISLLGKISCAIGEVVDQNSLLSYFCQRTGIPFWETKLPSRESEGCSVETVADIRPRIEKTVKSTKCLDEVLTMQSVKSIIETVERTWTIRKSCNIRDVRNILRTCKEELRILASNSSGSTGAFLSFLCEYLDAVQFIVEILRSFQLDNSYDLGPTSPDILLEKLDTSIRRMKCCYAGFNRGMEIQVCELALLANLFGLSKVGIQSKLVLDKLHWMINRLDCLCADGSCELSYFSREIKKAFDANFVGHDIFTLLELFHPKPTTDYGMLKTISADLQSGQIVAPHDCW from the exons ATGGAAGAGCCACCACTCCTTGCCTCCACCtcacgcgccaccgcctccgtcgcctcctcctcctccgcaaaCTGCCCCGACCCCATGGACGAGGGACCCTCCGTGTCAGTTCCCGGCCTGCCCTTCGCCGAGCAGCTTAGGGCTGCGGGGCGGGGCGCGTCCAGCGGCTCTCCGGGGGGGCCCGAGGCGCAGGTCCAGGCGCTCGCCTCGATATCCCGCGGGATCTACCCGTTGGCGAGGGCCGAGGCGCTCCGCGGCCTTGCCGCGGTCCTCGAGACGGCGGACGCCCCCGGCGGGGTTGTGGAGCTGTGCCACGGATGCGCGGTGGGGCTGATGAGGGACGAAGACGAGGGCGTCAGGTTGGCCTCCGTGCGATTG ATAGCTCTATGTGCGGATAAGTTGAATACGAGAGAAGGATCGGATGGAAATGGCGATAACCAAACAGACATTATGTTCCTTCAG CTTAGCTCCATGGCTAGGGACATGTGTACAAATGTAAGAATTGAAGCATTCAATGCACTTGGTAAAATGCAGAGAGTTTCTGAGGGTGTTTTGCTTCAGTCACTGTCTAAGAAGGTCATAAAACCCAACACTGGGAGTGGTTCTATCATCAAGGGAGAAAAAGTACCTCCTAAATTAATATATCCCTGCGCTGCCGGCATTTTTGCGCATGGTATTGAAGATGAGTTCCATCAG GTGCGGACAGCTGCCTGTAAATCATTGGGAGCACTTTCAAAACTCTCTGCTCAATACGCACAGAAAGCCCTGGACTTATTGATGGGCATGATGAATGATGATACAGAAGCAGTTAGGCTGCAGACTTTGCAGGCCTTATTCCATATGGCAACATATGGATGTTTGACTGTGCAGGAGATGCACATGCATATG TTCCTTGGTTTGTTGGTTGACATGAATGCCTCGATCCGAGATGCAACACGCAAGATCCTAGGTTTAGTCAATCTGCCTAAACTTCAAATGTTCAAATCTGCAATCGATGTTCTCATTACAAGTTTGGAAAAACATCAAGAG GAACAAGAAATATACAGTGTTCTTTTTTCCGTTGGTAAGAATCATGGGAATTTTTCAGCCAATATAGCTAAGCATTTGGCCAAAGAG ATCAGTATGCCATCTGATGGAGAGCTGATCTTGGACAAACCCAGGATAAAAGCATTGTTAATAGTGTCTATCTCTGTAGCTTTCTCTGATGATAAACACAACAAACGGGATATACCTGAGGTTATCTTTTCACATGCAATTTCCCTACTGGGAAAGATCTCTTGTGCAATAGGAGAAGTAGTTGATCAGAATTCACTCTTATCCTACTTTTGTCAAAGAACTGGAATTCCATTTTGGGAAACAAAGTTGCCGTCTAGAGAATCTGAAGGATGTAGTGTTGAGACAGTGGCTGACATTCGTCCTCGGATAGAAAAAACTGTAAAGTCAACTAAATGTTTAGATGAAGTTCTGACGATGCAATCAGTTAAGTCCATAATAGAAACAGTTGAAAGGACTTGGACTATCAGAAAGTCGTGCAATATTCGTGATGTTCGAAATATTCTAAG AACATGCAAGGAGGAACTAAGAATATTAGCTTCAAATTCTTCTGGATCAACTGGAGCATTCTTGAGCTTTTTGTGTGAGTATCTTGATGCAGTACAATTTATTGTAGAAATATTACGATCGTTTCAATTGGATAATTCATATGACCTTGGCCCAACTTCACCTGATATTTTACTGGAGAAGTTAGATACATCTATAAGAAGGATGAAGTGTTGTTATGCTGGATTCAATAGGGGAATGGAGATTCAAGTCTGTGAGCTTGCTTTGTTGGCGAATTTATTTGGACTTTCAAAGGTTGGGATTCAGTCGAAACTAGTGCTGGATAAGTTGCATTGGATGATTAATCGTTTAGATTGTCTGTGTGCTGATGGATCATGCGAGCTTTCTTACTTCAGCAGAGAAATTAAGAAAGCCTTTGATGCTAACTTTGTTGGCCATGATATTTTCACTTTGCTCGAGCTCTTTCATCCAAAACCAACAACAGATTATGGAATGCTGAAAACAATAAGCGCGGATTTGCAA TCAGGACAGATTGTGGCTCCGCATGATTGTTGGTGA
- the LOC4332449 gene encoding aBC transporter G family member 5: MSRFVDKLPLFDRRPSPMEEAEGLPRSGYLGQLHHHQYYQPHSNMLPLEQSPPTSTKHTSVTLAQLLKRVNDARSGSSTPISSPRYTIELGGSKPESVSSESDDHHSDDGGSEGQPRALVLKFTDLTYSVKQRRKGSCLPFRRAAADEPELPAMRTLLDGISGEARDGEIMAVLGASGSGKSTLIDALANRIAKESLHGSVTINGESIDSNLLKVISAYVRQEDLLYPMLTVEETLMFAAEFRLPRSLPTREKKKRVKELIDQLGLKRAANTIIGDEGHRGVSGGERRRVSIGVDIIHNPIMLFLDEPTSGLDSTSAFMVVTVLKAIAQSGSVVVMSIHQPSYRILGLLDRLLFLSRGKTVYYGPPSELPPFFLDFGKPIPDNENPTEFALDLIKEMETETEGTKRLAEHNAAWQLKHHGEGRGYGGKPGMSLKEAISASISRGKLVSGATDGTVSVAASDHSAPPPSSSSVSKFVNPFWIEMGVLTRRAFINTKRTPEVFIIRLAAVLVTGFILATIFWRLDESPKGVQERLGFFAIAMSTMYYTCSDALPVFLSERYIFLRETAYNAYRRSSYVLSHTIVGFPSLVVLSFAFALTTFFSVGLAGGVNGFFYFVAIVLASFWAGSGFATFLSGVVTHVMLGFPVVLSTLAYFLLFSGFFINRDRIPRYWLWFHYISLVKYPYEAVMQNEFGDPTRCFVRGVQMFDNTPLAALPAAVKVRVLQSMSASLGVNIGTGTCITTGPDFLKQQAITDFGKWECLWITVAWGFLFRILFYISLLLGSRNKRR, translated from the coding sequence ATGTCGCGGTTTGTCGACAAGCTGCCGCTGTTCGACCGGAGGCCGTCGCCGATGGAGGAGGCCGAGGGCCTCCCGCGCAGTGGCTATCTTGGGCAGCTGCACCACCACCAGTACTACCAGCCGCACAGCAACATGCTGCCGCTGGAGcagtcgccgccgacgagcacgAAGCACACGTCGGTCACGCTCGCGCAGCTCCTGAAGCGCGTGAACGACGCGCGCAGCGGGTCGTCGACGCCCATCTCGTCGCCGCGCTACACCATCGAGCTGGGCGGGTCCAAGCCGGAGTCCGTCAGCAGCGAGAGCGACGACCACCactccgacgacggcggcagcgagggGCAGCCGAGGGCGCTCGTGCTCAAGTTCACCGACCTGACGTACAGCGTGAAGCAGCGGAGGAAGGGGTCGTGCCTGCCGTTCCGTcgtgcggcggcggacgagccCGAGCTGCCCGCGATGAGGACGCTGCTCGACGGCATCTCCGGCGAGGCCCGGGACGGCGAGATCATGGCGGTGCTCGGCGCGAGCGGGTCCGGCAAGAGCACGCTCATCGACGCGCTCGCCAACCGCATCGCCAAGGAGAGCCTCCACGGCTCCGTCACGATCAACGGCGAGTCCATCGACAGCAACCTGCTCAAGGTCATCTCAGCGTACGTCCGGCAGGAGGACCTTCTGTACCCGATGCTCACCGTCGAGGAGACGCTCATGTTCGCCGCCGAGTTCCGCCTGCCGCGCTCCCTCCCCAccagggagaagaagaagcgggTGAAGGAGCTAATCGACCAGCTCGGCCTGAAGAGAGCGGCGAACACGATCATCGGCGACGAGGGCCACCGCGGCGTGTCGGGAGGCGAGCGCCGGCGCGTCTCCATCGGTGTCGACATCATCCACAACCCGATCATGCTGTTCCTCGACGAGCCCACCTCCGGGCTGGACTCCACCAGCGCGTTCATGGTGGTGACGGTCCTCAAGGCCATCGCGCAGAGCGGCAGCGTCGTCGTCATGTCCATCCACCAGCCGAGCTACCGcatcctcggcctcctcgaccgCCTCCTGTTCCTCTCCCGCGGGAAGACGGTGTACTACGGCCCGCCGAGCGAGCTGCCGCCGTTCTTCCTCGACTTCGGCAAGCCCATCCCGGACAACGAGAACCCGACGGAGTTCGCGCTGGACCTCATCAAGGAGATGGAGACCGAGACGGAGGGGACCAAGCGTCTCGCCGAGCACAACGCGGCGTGGCAGCTGAAGCACCACGGGGAAGGCCGCGGGTACGGCGGCAAGCCGGGGATGTCCCTCAAGGAGGCCATCAGCGCCAGCATCTCGCGCGGGAAGCTCGTGTCCGGCGCGACCGACGGCACCGTGTCGGTCGCCGCCTCCGACCattctgcgccgccgccgtcgtcgtcgtccgtgtCCAAGTTCGTCAACCCGTTCTGGATCGAGATGGGGGTGCTGACGCGTCGCGCGTTCATCAACACGAAGCGCACGCCGGAGGTGTTCATCATCCGCCTCGCGGCGGTGCTGGTCACCGGGTTCATCCTCGCCACCATCTTCTGGCGCCTGGACGAGTCGCCCAAGGGCGTGCAGGAGCGGCTGGGCTTCTTCGCCATCGCCATGTCCACCATGTACTACACCTGCTCCGACGCGCTCCCGGTGTTCCTCAGCGAGCGCTACATCTTCCTCAGGGAGACGGCGTACAACGCGTACCGCCGCTCATCCTACGTGCTCTCCCACACCATCGTCGGCTTCCCGTCGCTCGTGGTTCTCTCCTTCGCGTTCGCGCTCACCACCTTCTTCTCCGTGGGGCTCGCCGGTGGCGTGAACGGGTTCTTCTACTTCGTGGCAATCGTGCTGGCCTCCTTCTGGGCGGGGAGCGGCTTCGCCACGTTCCTCTCCGGCGTGGTGACGCACGTGATGCTGGGGTTCCCCGTGGTGCTCTCCACGCTCGCCTACTTCCTCCTCTTCAGCGGCTTCTTCATCAACCGCGACAGGATCCCGCGCTACTGGCTGTGGTTCCACTACATCTCGCTCGTCAAGTACCCGTACGAGGCGGTGATGCAGAACGAGTTCGGCGACCCGACGAGGTGCTTCGTCCGCGGCGTGCAGATGTTCGACAACACGCCGCTGGcggcgctgccggcggcggtcAAGGTGCGGGTGCTGCAGTCCATGTCGGCGTCGCTCGGCGTGAACATCGGCACGGGGACGTGCATCACCACGGGACCGGACTTCCTGAAGCAGCAGGCGATCACCGACTTCGGCAAGTGGGAGTGCCTCTGGATCACCGTCGCGTGGGGATTCCTCTTCCGCATCCTCTTCTACATCTCGCTGCTGCTCGGCAGCAGGAACAagcggaggtag